The following proteins are co-located in the Chryseobacterium daecheongense genome:
- a CDS encoding histidine kinase has protein sequence MKLLFKIILLITLAIGSSSFAQDSTKVSKVLKSASKIRKAVDNNDNKTVADTYVSMANDYYGQGNYAKSEEYLIKARNLYQNLNDKKNLEFVTRKLAQSQEKQNKISPAILNYSRAADISYSKENKSINTNDVTRLSSPSKEERAEAIQSNIDISRKDNEKADLAASYSQLADVNIQQNDIPKAEANLKSAYTISKKQMEPQQALEINQKLTNFYVENKDFDKAIEAKKKVLKEDFVKDNSQKKVEQIQELADIYIKKNDTKSAIETLKNAYNIALEKGHTLEAQKSVKRLDSLYSVSENTGESVKLYRDFLGRLPDLVSKDRSLVDNKILEDTEQRIAQLEKERELKDELIRKKNAFNYSLIGALVVLAGLAGFILWTLKKVQIKNKKIALQSLRREMNPHFIFNSLNSVNQFIATNNELEANQYLTKFSKLMRGVMENSAEDFIPFQQELDLLQNYLALEKTRFADKFDYEIKVDESLSLQSLLIPGMLIQPFLENAIWHGLRYRQNKGFLQLNFEKQGQYMIITVDDNGIGIEESKKLKTEHQKSRQGRGMKNTMERITLLNDLYKQDIHCTITDKKNEQGVTVQIRYKL, from the coding sequence GTGAAATTACTTTTTAAAATTATATTACTCATTACCTTGGCAATTGGAAGTTCTTCTTTTGCCCAGGATTCTACGAAGGTTTCTAAAGTACTTAAGTCTGCCTCCAAAATTAGAAAAGCGGTTGATAATAATGATAATAAAACGGTCGCGGATACCTATGTCAGTATGGCAAATGATTATTACGGTCAGGGAAATTATGCAAAAAGTGAAGAATACCTGATAAAAGCAAGGAATCTATACCAAAACCTAAACGATAAAAAGAACCTCGAATTTGTAACCCGAAAGCTCGCGCAGTCCCAGGAAAAACAAAATAAAATAAGTCCGGCCATCCTTAACTACAGCAGAGCAGCTGATATCAGCTACTCAAAGGAAAACAAAAGCATCAATACCAACGATGTTACCAGGCTCTCGTCACCTTCTAAGGAAGAGAGGGCGGAAGCGATCCAAAGCAATATTGATATCAGCAGGAAAGACAATGAAAAAGCAGATCTGGCAGCCAGTTACAGTCAGTTAGCTGATGTAAACATCCAGCAAAACGATATACCTAAAGCTGAAGCGAATCTTAAAAGTGCTTACACAATTTCCAAAAAGCAGATGGAACCTCAGCAGGCTCTGGAAATTAATCAGAAGCTGACCAATTTTTATGTTGAGAATAAAGATTTTGATAAAGCCATTGAAGCCAAGAAGAAAGTTTTGAAAGAGGACTTTGTAAAAGATAATTCTCAGAAAAAGGTAGAACAGATCCAGGAGCTCGCTGATATTTATATAAAAAAAAATGACACAAAAAGTGCTATTGAAACATTGAAAAATGCCTACAATATTGCACTGGAAAAAGGACATACGCTGGAGGCCCAGAAAAGTGTAAAAAGATTGGACAGTTTGTACAGTGTTTCCGAAAATACAGGTGAATCGGTAAAGCTATACAGGGATTTTCTCGGACGATTACCGGATCTTGTTTCAAAGGACAGAAGTCTTGTTGATAATAAAATTCTTGAAGACACCGAACAAAGAATAGCACAATTAGAAAAAGAAAGGGAATTAAAAGATGAGCTGATCCGCAAAAAGAATGCATTTAATTATAGTCTTATAGGAGCCTTGGTTGTATTGGCAGGATTGGCAGGCTTCATTTTATGGACCTTAAAGAAAGTTCAGATCAAAAATAAAAAAATAGCTTTACAATCCCTTCGCCGGGAAATGAATCCACATTTCATTTTCAACAGTTTAAATAGTGTGAATCAATTCATCGCCACGAATAATGAGTTGGAGGCGAATCAATACCTGACAAAATTTTCGAAACTGATGCGCGGTGTTATGGAAAACTCAGCAGAGGATTTTATTCCTTTCCAACAGGAACTCGATCTGTTACAGAACTATCTGGCTCTGGAAAAAACACGGTTTGCAGATAAATTTGACTATGAAATTAAGGTGGATGAAAGCCTGAGTTTACAGAGTCTATTGATACCCGGCATGCTGATCCAACCTTTTTTGGAAAATGCGATATGGCATGGGCTACGGTATCGTCAGAACAAAGGATTTTTACAACTGAATTTTGAGAAGCAGGGTCAATATATGATAATAACCGTTGATGATAACGGAATAGGTATTGAAGAAAGTAAAAAATTGAAAACAGAACATCAAAAATCAAGGCAAGGAAGGGGGATGAAAAATACGATGGAAAGAATTACATTGTTAAATGACCTTTATAAACAGGACATCCACTGTACCATAACGGATAAAAAGAATGAACAAGGTGTAACTGTACAGATCCGCTATAAATTATAA
- a CDS encoding amidohydrolase family protein, with protein MKTYLYLLSLLCFLTQTIHAQTYIQNVTVVDVMNKKMIPNQTVVVTKNMISEIKPGHKVTIPKNATVIDGKGKFLMPGMTDAHVHFFQSGGLYTRPDAFDLRKQIPYEKEIDWVHQNMEDFLLRYLKNGITSVIDAGATFNFLKLRDSFAKNPTLPSVYMTGPLITTYEPEAFKNLDKNEPFKLVKTSEEGRKMVQEQLPYKPDFIKIWYIVMADPKEIEAMARKYEPIIKTIIEEAHKNNLKVAVHATERITAQIAVQNGADFLVHDVEDEVVPDDFIKLLKSKKVVLSPTLTVMDNYFKTYAQKKKYNTYELENSNPKTVGSIYDLQHLADSADSTTINKMKKRFNLPQLNAYARKKDSVRIINLKRLSDGGVTIAAGTDAGNIATQHATSFLAELKAMKESGMNNWQIIQSATINPAKIFNKENISGSINTGKVADMVLLRADPTENLDHLTQIEMIFKNGQPIQPDKILKITPEILVQQQVNGYNARNIDAFLEPYADDVELYTFPDKLISKGKDAMRKTYSAMFDKLPDLHCEITNRLIKGNFVVDKESVSGIRKNGKVEATAIYEIKDNKISKVFFLP; from the coding sequence ATGAAAACCTATTTGTATTTACTGTCCCTTCTGTGTTTTCTTACCCAGACAATTCATGCACAAACCTACATTCAGAATGTAACGGTTGTGGATGTGATGAATAAAAAAATGATTCCCAATCAAACCGTAGTGGTTACAAAAAACATGATCTCTGAAATCAAACCGGGGCATAAAGTAACAATCCCTAAAAATGCGACGGTTATAGATGGAAAAGGTAAATTTCTGATGCCGGGAATGACGGATGCCCACGTTCATTTCTTCCAGAGCGGAGGCTTATATACGAGACCGGATGCATTTGATCTCAGAAAGCAGATCCCTTATGAAAAAGAAATAGATTGGGTACATCAGAATATGGAAGATTTTTTACTGCGTTATCTTAAAAATGGAATTACTTCCGTCATCGATGCCGGGGCTACTTTCAACTTTCTGAAATTAAGAGATTCATTTGCAAAAAATCCTACTCTGCCTTCTGTTTATATGACAGGGCCACTTATTACAACCTACGAGCCCGAAGCTTTTAAAAACCTGGATAAAAATGAGCCTTTCAAACTGGTGAAAACCAGTGAAGAGGGACGCAAAATGGTTCAGGAGCAACTTCCCTATAAACCCGACTTTATCAAAATATGGTATATCGTTATGGCAGACCCGAAAGAAATAGAAGCCATGGCAAGAAAATATGAGCCTATTATTAAAACTATTATTGAAGAAGCTCACAAAAACAACCTTAAAGTTGCAGTACATGCTACGGAAAGAATTACCGCACAGATTGCCGTACAAAATGGAGCCGACTTTTTAGTGCATGATGTGGAAGATGAAGTTGTACCAGATGACTTTATCAAACTTCTTAAATCAAAAAAAGTAGTACTCAGCCCGACACTCACGGTGATGGATAATTACTTTAAAACCTATGCCCAGAAAAAGAAATACAATACCTATGAACTGGAGAATTCGAATCCAAAAACAGTAGGATCTATCTATGATCTTCAACATTTAGCAGATTCTGCAGACTCCACAACGATTAATAAGATGAAAAAGCGTTTCAACCTACCTCAGCTGAACGCTTACGCCAGAAAGAAAGATTCTGTAAGAATCATTAATCTAAAAAGACTTTCGGACGGAGGAGTAACCATTGCAGCGGGTACAGATGCGGGAAACATTGCCACCCAACATGCTACTTCCTTTCTTGCCGAGCTAAAAGCAATGAAAGAAAGTGGAATGAACAACTGGCAGATCATTCAGTCTGCAACAATTAATCCAGCCAAGATCTTTAATAAAGAAAATATTTCGGGAAGTATAAACACCGGTAAAGTAGCAGATATGGTTCTTTTACGCGCAGATCCCACTGAAAATCTGGATCATCTTACCCAGATAGAAATGATTTTCAAAAACGGACAGCCAATACAGCCTGATAAAATTTTAAAAATTACCCCGGAAATCCTTGTCCAGCAACAGGTAAACGGATACAATGCCAGAAATATAGATGCATTTCTAGAACCTTATGCCGACGATGTCGAACTCTATACTTTCCCTGATAAATTAATAAGCAAGGGAAAAGATGCCATGAGAAAAACTTACAGCGCTATGTTTGACAAATTGCCGGATCTTCATTGTGAAATTACCAATAGGCTGATCAAAGGGAATTTTGTCGTAGATAAAGAAAGTGTTTCAGGAATCAGGAAAAACGGAAAAGTAGAAGCAACTGCCATCTATGAAATAAAAGACAATAAGATTTCAAAGGTCTTTTTCTTGCCTTAA
- a CDS encoding MFS transporter, whose amino-acid sequence MGMIDKRIIPLAIGGLGIGTTEFTIMGLLPDIAKTLQVSIPEAGHLISAYALGVVIGAPILIGYSVKFPPKKVLIVLMMIFTLFNGLSAIAPDYTSMLIIRFLSGLPHGAFFGVGTVVASRLAGKGKEAFYISLMFTGLTIANLAMVPLVTYIGHTFHWRWYFVIVAVIGLFALLFLKFWLPTMETKQDTHFLEELKFLKHKQSWLVLLITAIGFGGLFTWFSYITPLMTIIAGIKASQMAYVMILAGAGMVVGNLAGGFLSDKLGPEKTCSLLLLLMMSSLAGVFFFSENSIIALVLTFVCGALSMSVAAPINIMMMKAAPRSEMMAAAFMQAAFNIANAMGAFLGGIPLEHGFSFKYPSLVGVGMTFIGLMISIRYMYLYRSSKLITEEITVECIPGDQ is encoded by the coding sequence ATGGGAATGATAGATAAGAGGATTATACCACTGGCCATTGGTGGTTTGGGGATTGGAACAACAGAATTCACCATTATGGGCTTACTGCCCGATATTGCTAAAACTTTACAGGTAAGTATTCCCGAAGCCGGGCATCTTATTTCTGCATATGCACTAGGAGTCGTTATTGGGGCTCCGATATTAATCGGTTACTCTGTGAAGTTTCCACCTAAAAAAGTATTGATTGTTTTAATGATGATTTTTACTTTGTTTAACGGTTTATCAGCGATAGCACCAGATTACACATCAATGCTCATTATCCGGTTTCTGTCTGGCCTGCCACATGGAGCATTTTTCGGAGTAGGGACCGTAGTGGCATCTCGGCTGGCAGGAAAAGGCAAGGAGGCATTCTATATTTCTTTAATGTTCACCGGGCTTACTATAGCGAACCTGGCAATGGTGCCCCTGGTCACTTATATAGGGCATACCTTCCACTGGAGATGGTATTTCGTGATTGTCGCGGTAATTGGATTATTTGCCTTATTGTTTTTAAAGTTCTGGCTTCCTACCATGGAAACAAAGCAGGATACACACTTTCTGGAGGAATTAAAATTTCTAAAACATAAACAATCCTGGCTGGTATTATTGATTACTGCAATAGGATTTGGCGGACTATTTACCTGGTTTAGTTATATTACACCACTAATGACCATCATTGCGGGCATTAAGGCAAGTCAGATGGCATATGTTATGATTTTGGCGGGAGCAGGAATGGTAGTGGGAAATCTGGCTGGAGGTTTTTTATCAGATAAGTTAGGGCCCGAAAAAACATGTTCTCTTTTATTACTTCTCATGATGTCGTCATTGGCAGGTGTATTTTTCTTTTCAGAAAACAGTATTATTGCTCTGGTACTTACTTTTGTATGTGGTGCGTTATCAATGTCTGTGGCTGCCCCGATTAATATTATGATGATGAAAGCCGCTCCAAGAAGCGAAATGATGGCTGCTGCCTTTATGCAGGCTGCTTTTAATATTGCCAATGCAATGGGAGCATTTTTAGGTGGAATTCCTTTAGAACATGGATTTTCGTTTAAATATCCTTCTTTGGTGGGTGTCGGAATGACGTTTATAGGACTGATGATCAGTATACGGTATATGTATTTATACAGATCTTCAAAACTTATAACAGAAGAAATAACAGTGGAATGTATTCCGGGAGATCAATAA
- a CDS encoding SIMPL domain-containing protein has product MKLRHFLLIGFLTAGSLINAQEVKKNAIEVTGVAEMEVEPDEIIFNIGIKADNKNELADNEKKLFETLKSNGVKNEDITFKSMYQNLYSKTTKFTKSFQFKVNAKTNLSKVFEGLNQKWVSNLNIAEVKNTKIADFRKTVKINALKAAKEKADYLLESMGKKTGAPLEIIEIEDYTSDTIMPMSAYMRKSSNVQMEADAGVDYSFDNIENIKLKYSIKTRYEIL; this is encoded by the coding sequence ATGAAATTGAGACATTTTTTATTAATCGGATTCCTTACAGCAGGAAGTTTAATAAACGCACAGGAAGTAAAGAAAAATGCAATTGAGGTAACGGGAGTTGCTGAAATGGAAGTAGAGCCGGACGAAATCATCTTCAACATCGGAATAAAGGCCGATAACAAAAATGAACTGGCAGACAATGAAAAGAAATTATTCGAAACTTTAAAAAGTAATGGGGTAAAGAATGAGGATATCACCTTCAAATCAATGTATCAGAATCTTTACTCAAAAACAACCAAGTTCACCAAAAGTTTTCAGTTTAAGGTAAATGCTAAGACCAACCTCAGTAAGGTATTCGAAGGGTTAAATCAAAAGTGGGTAAGCAACCTGAATATTGCAGAGGTAAAAAATACCAAAATTGCAGATTTCAGAAAAACCGTAAAAATAAATGCATTAAAGGCAGCTAAAGAAAAAGCGGATTATTTACTGGAAAGCATGGGTAAAAAAACCGGAGCTCCTTTAGAAATTATAGAGATCGAGGATTATACAAGTGACACTATTATGCCAATGTCTGCCTACATGAGAAAATCCAGTAATGTACAAATGGAAGCTGATGCAGGAGTTGATTATTCATTTGACAATATTGAAAATATCAAATTGAAATACAGCATTAAAACCAGATACGAGATACTTTAA
- a CDS encoding FAD-dependent oxidoreductase yields the protein MDLKSNEPFWLLKNGLTASYPSLKSDEECDVLIIGGGITGSLIAHQMVKDGYRTILIDKREICNGSTSATTSMLQYEIDIPLFKLIDQIGEKGAVESYKACSDAIDIIEQLTKELKSKAGFKRKRSLYYASRKKDIQWLQQEFEARKKYGFEVEWLDAEEIQKEFGFQNTFGGIVSKQGASVDAFKLAHELLEFNHKKGLLVFDKTEMKAAKSYRGYNLVSTINGPQIKAKKIIYCIGYESKSLIKENFVDLKSTYALVSEIDDDKFKNISSTLVWNTDEPYMYMRTTDDGRLLIGGGDEDFYDAKKRDALLDKKEKQILKTLKKIRPDYHFYTDFVWAGTFGETKDGLPYIGEHEKFNNSYFVLGFGGNGITFSVTGMEMTSLFMKNKKHPLSRYFKFER from the coding sequence ATGGATTTAAAATCGAATGAACCATTTTGGTTATTAAAGAATGGATTGACAGCCTCTTATCCTTCTTTAAAATCAGATGAAGAATGTGATGTATTGATTATCGGGGGTGGAATAACGGGAAGTCTGATTGCCCACCAGATGGTAAAAGATGGATACAGGACGATCCTTATTGATAAACGGGAGATTTGTAACGGAAGCACCTCAGCCACTACTTCTATGCTGCAATATGAAATTGATATTCCACTTTTTAAACTGATTGATCAGATCGGGGAAAAAGGAGCTGTTGAAAGCTACAAAGCCTGTTCAGATGCTATTGATATAATAGAACAGCTTACAAAAGAATTAAAATCAAAGGCCGGTTTTAAAAGAAAAAGATCTCTGTATTATGCGTCAAGAAAAAAAGATATACAGTGGTTGCAGCAGGAATTTGAAGCCAGAAAAAAATACGGATTCGAAGTGGAATGGCTTGATGCTGAAGAAATTCAAAAAGAATTCGGATTTCAAAATACATTTGGAGGAATTGTTTCTAAGCAGGGAGCAAGCGTAGATGCATTCAAATTGGCCCATGAATTATTGGAATTTAATCATAAGAAAGGACTTCTTGTATTTGATAAGACAGAGATGAAAGCGGCAAAGAGTTACAGAGGATATAATCTTGTAAGCACAATAAACGGACCTCAGATCAAAGCTAAAAAGATCATTTATTGTATAGGCTATGAGAGTAAAAGTCTGATCAAAGAAAATTTTGTGGATCTCAAAAGCACATATGCTCTAGTTTCCGAGATTGATGATGATAAATTTAAAAATATCTCCAGTACACTGGTCTGGAATACAGATGAACCTTATATGTATATGAGGACTACTGATGACGGAAGGTTACTGATCGGAGGAGGGGATGAGGATTTTTATGACGCGAAAAAGCGGGATGCATTGCTGGATAAAAAAGAAAAACAGATTCTGAAAACATTAAAAAAGATCAGGCCCGATTACCATTTTTATACAGATTTTGTATGGGCTGGAACCTTCGGGGAAACTAAAGACGGGTTACCTTATATAGGTGAACATGAGAAATTCAATAATTCCTATTTTGTGCTTGGTTTTGGTGGAAACGGGATTACTTTTTCAGTTACAGGAATGGAAATGACATCCCTTTTTATGAAAAATAAAAAACATCCCTTATCGAGATATTTTAAGTTTGAAAGATAA
- a CDS encoding AraC family transcriptional regulator, whose protein sequence is MKIQKEIIDFEKGKSFKLFSPSLKDCFFWHYHPEIELVYVEAINGIRHIGKDISGFTNSDLLLIGSNVPHLNFDYKIQTECRQMVLQMRENFLQDIIDPVPEFDDIRQLLERSYLGLSFSGDTKRIVVEKMHSLMTTGNFDSLIGLIEILQILANSNEVKELNNEDTRIKWFLNDKIRMGTIYDYIHENYDKKTNVNHIAATVNLSTAAFCRYFKKQTNMTFTDFVNNYRINQAKIFLLKDSSVTEVCFQVGFESLSYFNKLFKQHVGETPSEFRKKHLAKIEG, encoded by the coding sequence ATGAAAATCCAGAAAGAAATTATTGACTTCGAAAAAGGAAAGTCATTCAAGCTTTTTTCTCCTTCCTTGAAAGACTGCTTTTTCTGGCATTATCATCCTGAAATAGAATTGGTTTATGTTGAAGCCATAAATGGAATCCGCCATATAGGAAAAGATATTTCCGGTTTTACTAATAGTGACCTTTTACTGATTGGCTCTAATGTTCCACATCTCAATTTCGATTACAAAATCCAAACGGAGTGCAGACAGATGGTTCTCCAAATGAGAGAAAATTTTCTACAGGATATTATTGATCCGGTTCCCGAATTTGATGATATCAGACAACTTCTGGAACGTTCCTATCTTGGACTATCTTTCTCCGGAGACACAAAGCGGATCGTCGTTGAAAAAATGCATAGCCTCATGACTACAGGAAATTTTGATTCCCTCATCGGATTAATTGAAATCCTACAGATCCTTGCCAACTCAAATGAAGTAAAAGAACTGAATAACGAAGATACCCGAATCAAATGGTTTCTTAACGATAAAATAAGAATGGGAACAATTTACGATTACATTCATGAAAACTATGATAAAAAAACGAATGTCAATCACATTGCAGCAACAGTAAATCTGAGTACTGCAGCTTTCTGCCGGTATTTTAAAAAGCAAACCAATATGACATTTACTGATTTTGTAAACAACTACAGGATCAATCAGGCAAAGATATTTTTGTTAAAAGATTCGTCCGTAACGGAAGTTTGTTTTCAGGTAGGTTTTGAAAGTCTGTCGTATTTTAATAAGCTATTCAAACAGCATGTAGGTGAAACACCATCAGAGTTCAGGAAAAAGCATTTGGCTAAAATTGAAGGTTGA
- the lipA gene encoding lipoyl synthase, with product MENLVQDTTVQKPKWIRVKLPTGKNYRELRTLVDKYKLNTICQSGSCPNMGECWGEGTATFMILGNICTRSCGFCGVKTGKPMDVNWDEPEKVARSIKLMKIKHAVLTSVDRDDLKDMGSILWGETVNAVRRISPGTTMETLIPDFQGITKHLDRLVDVAPEVISHNMETVKRLTREVRIQAKYERSLEVLRYLKEAGQRRTKTGVMLGLGETRDEVFQTIEDIRNANVDVITLGQYLQPTKKHLPVKKFITPEEFDEFGDFARSLGFRHVESSPLVRSSYHAEKHIH from the coding sequence ATGGAAAATTTAGTTCAAGACACTACCGTTCAAAAACCAAAGTGGATTCGTGTAAAACTGCCTACCGGAAAGAATTACAGAGAACTGAGAACCTTGGTTGATAAATATAAATTAAATACAATTTGCCAGAGCGGGAGCTGCCCGAATATGGGGGAATGTTGGGGTGAGGGAACTGCGACTTTCATGATCCTGGGTAATATCTGTACGCGGAGCTGTGGATTTTGTGGTGTAAAAACCGGAAAACCCATGGATGTAAACTGGGATGAGCCCGAGAAGGTAGCACGTTCGATCAAATTAATGAAAATTAAGCACGCAGTACTTACTTCAGTGGACCGCGATGATCTGAAGGATATGGGATCCATTCTGTGGGGGGAAACTGTAAATGCGGTACGAAGAATTTCTCCGGGAACTACCATGGAAACATTGATTCCTGATTTCCAGGGAATAACAAAGCACCTTGATCGATTGGTGGATGTTGCTCCGGAAGTGATTTCTCATAACATGGAAACAGTAAAACGTTTAACAAGGGAAGTGAGAATTCAGGCTAAATATGAAAGAAGCCTTGAAGTATTAAGATACCTGAAAGAAGCAGGACAGAGAAGAACCAAAACGGGTGTTATGCTTGGTTTGGGAGAAACAAGAGATGAAGTTTTCCAGACGATTGAGGACATCAGAAATGCCAACGTGGATGTGATTACCTTGGGTCAGTATCTTCAGCCTACTAAAAAACATCTTCCTGTAAAAAAATTCATTACACCGGAAGAGTTTGATGAATTCGGTGATTTTGCAAGAAGCTTAGGTTTCAGACATGTTGAAAGTTCACCACTTGTAAGAAGTTCTTATCACGCAGAAAAACATATTCACTAA
- a CDS encoding sigma-70 family RNA polymerase sigma factor, giving the protein MNDEQLFSLIQKAKEKDQKAQTKLINVFWVDVFSFVMKKVRDENDTDEITVNVFSKVLSKLDMYDPHFQFKTWILTIAQNTVIDFWRKRSRENQDPTENLDEVKNQFAKSPEELMISDEEQKKIIKTIESLDANYQDIIKLRFFEEKSIKEIAEELGISVANTKVRVMRAKKVLAELLKNNEFDED; this is encoded by the coding sequence ATGAACGACGAACAGTTATTTTCACTTATTCAGAAAGCTAAAGAAAAAGACCAGAAGGCCCAGACAAAACTCATTAATGTTTTTTGGGTGGATGTCTTTTCTTTTGTGATGAAAAAAGTCCGTGACGAAAATGATACAGATGAAATTACGGTCAATGTTTTTTCAAAGGTTTTGTCTAAACTGGATATGTACGATCCTCATTTTCAGTTTAAAACATGGATACTGACAATTGCTCAGAATACGGTTATTGATTTTTGGAGGAAGAGAAGCCGTGAAAATCAGGATCCGACAGAAAACCTGGATGAAGTGAAGAACCAGTTTGCCAAATCTCCGGAAGAACTGATGATTTCTGATGAAGAGCAAAAGAAAATCATTAAAACAATTGAATCCTTAGATGCCAATTATCAGGATATCATAAAACTCAGATTTTTTGAAGAGAAAAGCATAAAAGAAATAGCTGAAGAGTTGGGAATTTCCGTTGCAAATACCAAAGTAAGGGTAATGCGTGCTAAAAAAGTCCTGGCTGAGCTTCTCAAAAACAATGAGTTTGATGAGGATTGA
- a CDS encoding STAS/SEC14 domain-containing protein — translation MITIIPDAPENVAAFSATGEVTREDFENLVIPHVKQKVDQFDELNYLLYLDTDLENFTMGAWLQDALLGLKNLAKWNRTAIVTDSKGVQNFTDIFSVLMPGEFKSFPKENVYNALYWCKNGNEVEA, via the coding sequence ATGATTACTATTATTCCAGATGCCCCGGAGAATGTTGCGGCGTTCAGTGCAACGGGAGAAGTGACCCGAGAGGACTTTGAAAACCTTGTTATTCCCCATGTAAAACAAAAGGTTGATCAGTTTGATGAACTTAATTATTTATTGTATTTAGATACGGATCTGGAGAATTTTACCATGGGAGCCTGGTTACAAGACGCACTTTTGGGACTAAAAAACCTTGCTAAATGGAATCGTACAGCTATTGTCACGGATAGCAAAGGTGTTCAGAATTTCACCGATATATTCAGTGTCCTGATGCCCGGTGAATTCAAGTCTTTTCCTAAAGAAAATGTATACAATGCCCTTTACTGGTGTAAGAACGGTAATGAAGTTGAAGCATAA
- a CDS encoding VWA domain-containing protein, whose protein sequence is MTTLKILTLSIGAAFLSSNSLTETRCMGKSNPSVIEHITTQRPSLYTAQPSSGDNKIQVALLLDTSNSMDGLIDQAKSRLWNIVNTLTTLKYEGKAPQIEIALYEYGNDGIRDENFIRQVTPLTQDLDLVSEKLFGLRTNGGSEYCGAVIRDAAMNLNWDKNDKSMKLIYIAGNEPFDQGRINYKEVISSAKAKKIYTNTIFCGDRNEGIQSFWQNGAVTGDGKYFNIDSDRKVIYVETPYDAKISEYNTKLNDTYVYYGSHGSEYKSKQIMQDKNAAVQSVSNAVERTVAKSKKNAYKNDHWDLVDKAEKDVNFITTVKESELPAELKGKTKEEVKRLVTEKSAEREKIQKEIEGLSKKRQDYIDNEMKKRGNADSDDLGKAIETSILELARKSGYTI, encoded by the coding sequence ATGACAACTTTAAAAATTTTAACATTGAGTATAGGTGCTGCTTTTTTAAGTTCTAATAGCCTTACAGAGACACGTTGTATGGGAAAAAGCAATCCTTCGGTAATTGAGCACATTACAACACAAAGACCTTCTTTGTATACTGCACAACCATCATCAGGGGATAACAAAATTCAGGTTGCCCTTTTACTGGATACTTCGAACAGCATGGATGGATTAATCGATCAGGCTAAATCCAGACTCTGGAATATTGTAAATACGCTGACTACATTAAAGTATGAAGGAAAAGCACCACAAATAGAAATTGCATTATACGAATATGGCAATGACGGAATTCGCGATGAAAATTTCATCCGCCAGGTAACTCCCCTAACACAGGATCTGGATCTGGTTTCAGAAAAATTATTTGGATTAAGAACCAATGGTGGAAGTGAATACTGCGGTGCCGTGATCCGGGATGCGGCTATGAATCTGAACTGGGATAAAAATGATAAGAGTATGAAACTTATCTACATTGCCGGTAATGAGCCGTTTGATCAGGGAAGAATTAACTACAAGGAAGTTATTTCATCTGCTAAGGCAAAAAAAATCTATACCAATACTATATTTTGTGGTGACAGAAATGAAGGTATCCAGTCATTCTGGCAAAATGGAGCTGTTACAGGTGATGGAAAGTACTTTAATATCGATAGTGACAGAAAGGTAATCTATGTGGAAACACCATATGATGCTAAAATTTCAGAGTATAACACGAAACTCAATGACACTTATGTATATTACGGAAGCCATGGTTCCGAATACAAGAGCAAACAGATCATGCAGGATAAAAATGCAGCAGTTCAGTCTGTTTCCAATGCGGTGGAAAGAACGGTAGCCAAAAGTAAAAAGAATGCATATAAGAATGATCATTGGGACCTTGTAGACAAAGCGGAAAAGGATGTCAACTTTATAACAACTGTTAAAGAAAGTGAACTCCCCGCTGAATTAAAAGGCAAAACTAAAGAAGAAGTAAAAAGGCTGGTAACGGAGAAATCTGCCGAACGGGAAAAGATTCAAAAAGAAATTGAGGGGCTATCCAAAAAAAGACAGGACTATATCGATAACGAAATGAAAAAAAGAGGAAATGCAGACTCTGATGATCTGGGCAAAGCTATCGAAACTTCAATCTTGGAATTGGCCAGAAAAAGCGGATATACTATATAA